Proteins from one Mercurialis annua linkage group LG7, ddMerAnnu1.2, whole genome shotgun sequence genomic window:
- the LOC126656950 gene encoding uncharacterized protein LOC126656950, producing the protein MEKDRSWMYKSHTNGLLTTGYKEHVKEFVRFALRHPACMSGVQIKCPCPKRGCQNTNYRDVDDVEFHLLKNGFVKGYQVWVFHGEGSVLNPPPFAQLPEQDFEFDYENEGPGEFSSAQRMILDAAGPEITFPEDELPNFEAQKFYDMMRAAEEDIWPGNSRHSPFSASAKVMEIKCRHKGSVALVDDVCRLIQELLPEDNKMPTNFAKIKKLVNGLGLPVEVIDCCFYNCMIYWGEDADLTHCKVCNYARWKPVTHGKSAKRKANMPYSKMLYFPITLRLHRLYASKATARHMTWHADHEMDGDKMCHPSDSPAWKRFSELHSEFADEGRNIRLGLCSDGFQPFTNFGQQYSSWPVILTPYNLPQAALIWTINDFPAYSMLSGWSTAGRKACLYCMENTDAFTLDKSGKQSWFDCHRKFLPPNHQFRRNVTDFRKGKREIGKRFAGVRTGDKLLAEIRRLGFKKAFEPGAKVTNALLSKDHGWNKKSIFWDLPYWRTNKTKDHAKSREELNDICDRPGLAKDPATGRFPKAMYALDRDSKRVLLEWIQKIKFPDGYASNLSRCVDLKGLKMHGMKSHDCHVFMQRLLPIALRELLPKNVWEPLTELSIFFRELTSTSLSLGRSKPYGN; encoded by the exons ATGGAGAAagaccgcagttggatgtacaAGAGCCACACAAACGGGCTGCTAACCACAGGGTACAAGGAGCATGTGAAGGAGTTTGTCCGGTTTGCATTACGGCATCCGGCTTGTATGAGTGGAGTACAGATAAAATGCCCCTGCCCTAAGAGAGGTTGTCAAAATACAAACTATCGAGATGTCGATGATGTGGAATTCCATCTATTGAAGAATGGGTTTGTGAAAGGTTATCAAGTATGGGTTTTTCATGGCGAGGGGAGCGTTTTGAATCCCCCTCCCTTTGCACAGTTACCAGAGCAGGATTTTGAGTTCGACTATGAAAATGAGGGGCCAGGTGAGTTTAGTTCCGCTCAAAGAATGATTCTTGATGCTGCCGGTCCAGAAATAACGTTTCCTGAAGATGAGCTCCCGAATTTTGAAGCTCaaaaattttatgatatgatgcgtgcggctgAAGAAGACATATGGCCTGGGAATAGCAGACACTCTCCATTTTCTGCATCTGCTAAAGTGATGGAGATCAAGTGTCGACATAAGGGTTCAGTAGCTTTAGTTGACGACGTCTGCAGATTGATACAAGAGCTGCTCCCGgaggacaacaagatgccaacgaattttgctaaaattaagaAGCTGGTCAATGGTTTGGGGTTGCCAGTTGAGGTTATTGACTGTTGTTTCTATAACTGTATGATTTATTGGGGGGAGGACGCGGATCTAACGCACTGCAAAGTTTGTAATTATGCACGGTGGAAACCTGTGACCCACGGAAAATCCGCAAAAAGAAAGGCTAACATGCCATATagtaaaatgttatattttccAATAACTCTGAGGCTACATAGGTTGTACGCTTCGAAAGCCACTGCTCggcatatgacgtggcacgcagaCCACGAGATGGATGGTGATAAGATGTGCCACCCATCCGATTCTCCGGCTTGGAAACGTTTTAGTGAACTGCATTCTGAGTTTGCCGATGAAGGGAGAAATATCAGATTAGGCTTATGCTCCGATGGGTTTCAGCCATTTACCAATTTTGGGCAGCAGTATTCCTCGTGGCCGGTCATTTTGACGCCGTACAATCTCCCccag GCGGCTCTTATatggacaataaatgactttcccgcttattctATGTTGTCTGGTTGGAGCACTGCTGGTAGAAAAGCATGCCTGTATTGCATGGAAAACACTGATGCATTCACACTGGATAAAAGCGGtaaacaatcgtggtttgattgccatcGCAAGTTTTTGCCTCCGAATCACCAATTCCGTCGAAATGTTACTGATTTTCGTAAGGGGAAACGAGAGATCGGCAAAAGGTTTGCAGGGGTGAGAACTGGAGATAAACTGTTAGCAGAGATTCGTCGATTGGGGTTTAAGAAGGCATTTGAGCCTGGTGCGAAAGTTACTAATGCATTACTGTCAAAAGATCATGggtggaataaaaaaagtatcttTTGGGATTTGCCTTATTGGAGAACGAAT aaaacaaaagaccatgcaaaatctcGTGAAGAGTTGAACGACATCTGTGATCGGCCAGGGTTAGCTAAAGATCCGGCAACTGGGAGATTTCCAAAGGCAATGTATGCTTTGGATAGGGATTCAAAACGAGTTTTGCTTGAGTGGATTCAGAAAATAAAGTTTCCAGACGGGTACGCGTCAAACTTGTCTAGATGTGTTGATCTAAAGGGgctgaaaatgcatggaatgaaaagtcatgactgcCATGTTTTTATGCAACGACTTCTACCAATCGCCCTTCGGGAGCTACTTCCGAAAAACGTGTGGGAGCCTCTAACAGAGTTAAGTATCTTCTTCAGGGAGTTAACTTCCACGTCACTGTCACTAGGAAGATCTAAACCGTATGGAAACTGA